From Myxocyprinus asiaticus isolate MX2 ecotype Aquarium Trade chromosome 49, UBuf_Myxa_2, whole genome shotgun sequence, a single genomic window includes:
- the LOC127438194 gene encoding collagen alpha-1(VIII) chain-like: protein MAEPLLSARLFVLVEHLCLLHHIHAGAFYGHKPLPQQHQPLPQLPHLLHGNEGIPQHHYHGKEMPHMPYGNEMPLLPQYGKERPQIPMNMGKPNLGKGESIPRAEKGIPGEAGQMGPPGPQGPPGLPGHGIPGPPGKPGPQGPPGFPGIGKPGMPGLPGKPGGIGLRGPKGELGPIGGKGPVGLPGPPGLPGPHGLPGVGRSGGQGLPGQPGPRGEPGDKGLPGLPGIPGLKGENGIGLPGLPGVKGPSGLPGPPGQGGLPGAGKPGLMGLPGAPGGPGKPGAPGEPGLVGVKGERGQIGPPGLPGFGKPGLDGLPGKPGLQGGKGEPGPPGLPGAPGLPGFGKPGYPGLKGEKGYGGLPGPQGPKGEKGYGGLPGMIGPPGPSGFPGPPGLLGPPGSIGFPGPKGEGGAVGPKGPLGPKGEPGPPGLPGKSGFPGEVGQPGSRGLPGSLGPKGENGHKGLPGLPGFPGKPGAKGEGGFPGQKGHPGPMGIPGLMGPAGPIGPPGLPGPKGEYGPPGRPGPPGEGKPGFTGPLGPPGIPGPGGPPGQPGIPGPPGPPGPPGPPAQTSVAGQILPEVGPGLDGVKGGYTKEKLGGAIFGRNGLEMPAFTAQLTTPFPLVGQPVVFNKLLYNGNQNYNPQTGIFTCKIPGIYYFAYHVHCKGENVWVALYRNNEPVMYTYDEYKKSYLDQASGSAVLPLQAGDTVHVQLPSDQAAGLYAGPYVHSSFSGYLLYPM from the exons ATGGCTGAGCCTCTCCTCTCTGCCCGCTTGTTTGTACTGGTGGAGCACCTCTGTCTTCTACATCATATCCATGCGGGGGCATTTTATGGGCACAAACCACTGCCCCAACAGCACCAACCTCTACCACAGTTACCTCACCTGTTGCATGGCAATGAGGGGATACCCCAACACCATTACCATGGGAAGGAAATGCCACACATGCCATATGGAAATGAGATGCCTTTGCTTCCACAGTATGGAAAAGAACGTCCACAGATACCCATGAACATGGGTAAACCCAATCTAGGAAAAG GTGAATCTATTCCAAGAGCAGAGAAAGGTATCCCTGGCGAGGCTGGTCAAATGGGGCCTCCAGGGCCTCAGGGCCCCCCCGGACTTCCTGGTCATGGCATCCCAGGACCTCCTGGAAAACCTGGTCCCCAAGGTCCACCAGGATTTCCTGGGATTGGAAAACCAGGAATGCCAGGATTGCCAGGAAAGCCTGGGGGCATAGGTTTACGAGGACCAAAGGGTGAGTTAGGACCAATTGGTGGTAAAGGGCCAGTAGGATTGCCAGGACCTCCAGGACTTCCAGGGCCCCATGGCCTACCAGGTGTGGGAAGATCAGGTGGACAAGGACTTCCAGGACAACCTGGGCCCCGTGGAGAACCAGGAGACAAGGGACTTCCTGGGCTCCCTGGTATTCCAGGGCTAAAAGGTGAGAATGGAATTGGTCTCCCAGGACTCCCGGGTGTAAAGGGACCTTCTGGACTTCCAGGGCCACCAGGACAAGGAGGGCTACCAGGTGCTGGCAAGCCAGGACTGATGGGACTACCTGGGGCTCCTGGAGGGCCAGGTAAACCTGGTGCACCCGGAGAACCAGGATTAGTAGGAGTTAAAGGGGAGAGAGGGCAAATAGGGCCACCAGGACTACCAGGTTTTGGTAAACCTGGTTTGGATGGGTTGCCAGGAAAACCAGGTCTCCAAGGTGGAAAAGGTGAGCCAGGTCCCCCTGGTTTACCTGGGGCTCCAGGCTTGCCTGGATTTGGCAAGCCTGGATATCCTGGCCTCAAAGGTGAAAAAGGATATGGTGGGTTACCTGGCCCTCAGGGCCCAAAAGGTGAGAAGGGTTATGGTGGTCTTCCTGGAATGATTGGACCACCAGGTCCAAGTGGCTTCCCGGGTCCTCCAGGTCTCTTGGGACCTCCTGGAAGCATTGGTTTCCCTGGTCCAAAAGGAGAGGGAGGTGCAGTAGGACCAAAGGGACCACTTGGTCCAAAAGGTGAACCAGGACCTCCAGGACTTCCAGGAAAATCAGGATTTCCAGGAGAAGTAGGGCAGCCAGGATCTAGAGGCTTACCTGGTTCCTTGGGGCCTAAGGGTGAAAATGGACACAAAGGATTGCCTGGCCTACCTGGATTCCCTGGAAAGCCTGGTGCAAAAGGAGAAGGTGGATTTCCAGGACAGAAAGGTCATCCAGGGCCGATGGGAATACCAGGATTAATGGGTCCAGCAGGACCAATAGGCCCACCTGGTCTCCCTGGGCCAAAAGGGGAATATGGGCCACCAGGAAGACCTGGACCACCAGGTGAGGGAAAACCAGGATTTACAGGCCCATTAGGTCCCCCTGGTATACCTGGACCTGGTGGACCCCCTGGTCAACCCGGAATACCTGGGCCTCCTGGCCCACCTGGGCCTCCTGGGCCTCCTGCTCAAACTTCTGTAGCCGGGCAAATCCTTCCTGAGGTAGGTCCTGGGCTAGATGGGGTCAAAGGTGGTTATACGAAAGAAAAGCTTGGTGGAGCCATATTTGGTAGGAATGGCCTAGAGATGCCTGCATTTACTGCCCAGCTAACAACACCATTCCCTCTAGTTGGGCAGCCTGTTGTCTTCAACAAGCTTCTATATAATGGCAACCAGAATTACAACCCTCAAACAGGCATCTTCACTTGCAAAATACCTGGAATTTACTACTTTGCCTACCACGTTCACTGCAAAGGAGAAAATGTATGGGTGGCCTTGTACAGGAACAATGAGCCAGTTATGTACACAtatgatgaatataaaaaaagttACCTGGATCAGGCATCAGGGAGTGCAGTGCTGCCTTTACAAGCTGGAGATACTGTACATGTCCAGCTACCGTCAGACCAAGCAGCAGGACTTTATGCCGGTCCATATGTCCACTCATCATTCTCTGGGTATTTGTTATATCCTATGTGA